A genomic segment from Glycine soja cultivar W05 chromosome 18, ASM419377v2, whole genome shotgun sequence encodes:
- the LOC114394978 gene encoding uncharacterized protein LOC114394978 — protein sequence MVLNLMFIASSLHSPSPCTLFSSHKLCWSSFKTISKQSHAFLHRNPSLQRHLSLGSKRVLPSVCFFNTEDKSDSKESGWPILRRWEVPWEWQTVSLTSLACGFGFVLAGLTEAIALPYLGIKPDVLSLDDKAEILLLDQSITTAVVLGIIYSVANTFQPLPEDFFKYDLREPFNLQKGWLLWAGVGLAGAILAISLTGVAVSFFNGETPQRETDALVRLLPLIGSSNLSTACLVGITGVLAPLLEETVFRGFFMTSLTKWVPTPVAVVISAALFALAHLTPGEFPQLFVLGTALGFSYAQTHNLLTPITIHSFWNSGVILLLTFLQLQGYDIRELLQAT from the exons AtggttttaaatttaatgtttattgCTTCTTCTCTGCATTCACCATCACCTTGCACCCTCTTCAGTTCCCACAAGCTTTGTTGGTCTTCGTTCAAAACCATTTCAAAGCAAAGCCACGCATTTCTCCATAGAAACCCGTCTCTCCAGCGCCACTTGAGTTTGGGTTCCAAAAGGGTTCTTCCTTCAGTTTGCTTCTTTAACACTGAAGACAAATCTGACTCCAAG gaaTCGGGATGGCCTATTCTCAGGCGATGGGAGGTGCCTTGGGAATGGCAAACAGTTTCATTGACCTCTCTTGCCTGTGGATTTGG TTTTGTGTTGGCAGGTTTGACTGAAGCAATTGCCTTACCATATCTCGGGATCAAACCTGATGTGCTAAGTTTAGATGACAAGGCAGAGATACTCTTACTTGATCAGAG CATCACTACTGCTGTTGTACTTGGAATCATATATAGTGTTGCCAACACTTTCCAACCACTTCCTGAAGACTTCTTCAAATATG ATTTGAGGGAGCCTTTCAATCTTCAAAAGGGTTGGCTTTTGTGGGCTGGAGTTGGACTTGCTGGTGCCATACTTGCCATTTCATTGACCGGAGTTGCTGTGTCTTTCTTCAATGGAGAAACCCCACAAAGAGAG ACTGATGCTCTTGTTCGCTTGCTTCCGTTAATTGGATCTTCAAATCTCAG CACTGCCTGCTTGGTGGGCATCACAGGTGTTCTTGCTCCACTCCTTGAGGAGACTGTATTTCGAGGATTTTTTATGACTTCCCTCACTAAGTG GGTTCCTACGCCAGTTGCTGTTGTCATTAGTGCTGCTTTGTTTGCCCTTGCACATCTCACTCCTGGAGAATTCCCCCAGTTGTTTGTTCTAG GGACTGCTTTGGGGTTTTCATATGCTCAAACTCACAACCTTCTCACTCCCATCACTATCCATTCTTTTTGGAATTCAGGAGTTATATTACTTCTTACTTTTCTGCAG CTTCAAGGGTACGATATCAGAGAATTGTTGCAGGCAACTTGA